One stretch of Enterobacter sp. RHBSTW-00994 DNA includes these proteins:
- the rodZ gene encoding cytoskeleton protein RodZ yields MNTEATHDQNEALSTGVRLRNAREQLGLSQQAVAERLCLKVSTVRDIEEDKAPADLASTFLRGYIRSYAKLVHIPENELLPMMEKQAPVRAAKVAPMQTFSLGKRRKKRDGWLMSFTWLVLFVVIGLTGAWWWQNHKAQQEEITTMADQSSAELNNSGNDGAQSVPLNTDNTASTNEPQVTTDAQATDPAQTPASNANPAVQPQAQNTVVAPSQANVDTAANVPAATSPADNSAQPLPTDQAAVANAAANPNALVMNFSADCWLEVTDATGKKLFSGLQRKDGTLNLVGQAPYKLKIGAPSAVQIQYQGKPVDLSRFIRTNQVARLTVNAEQSAAQ; encoded by the coding sequence ATGAATACTGAAGCCACTCACGACCAAAATGAAGCACTTTCCACTGGCGTTCGTCTTCGCAACGCCCGTGAACAACTCGGACTCAGCCAACAAGCTGTTGCAGAACGCTTGTGTCTGAAAGTTTCCACGGTTCGCGATATTGAAGAAGATAAGGCTCCTGCCGATCTGGCTTCAACATTTCTGCGTGGTTATATCCGCTCTTACGCAAAACTGGTGCATATCCCCGAAAACGAATTGCTGCCAATGATGGAGAAGCAGGCGCCGGTCAGAGCGGCCAAAGTTGCGCCAATGCAAACTTTCTCCCTCGGTAAACGTCGTAAAAAACGTGATGGCTGGTTAATGAGCTTTACGTGGCTGGTGCTGTTTGTGGTTATTGGCTTAACGGGCGCCTGGTGGTGGCAAAACCATAAGGCACAGCAGGAAGAGATCACCACAATGGCCGATCAATCCTCTGCAGAGCTCAATAATTCGGGTAACGACGGCGCGCAAAGCGTGCCGTTAAACACGGATAACACCGCAAGTACCAATGAACCGCAAGTGACGACGGATGCACAGGCAACCGATCCTGCGCAAACGCCAGCCTCAAATGCTAACCCAGCCGTTCAGCCTCAGGCACAAAATACGGTGGTTGCCCCTTCCCAGGCGAATGTTGATACTGCTGCAAACGTACCTGCTGCGACCTCTCCGGCTGACAATTCAGCGCAACCTTTACCAACCGATCAGGCGGCTGTTGCGAATGCAGCGGCCAATCCGAATGCACTGGTGATGAATTTCTCTGCTGATTGCTGGCTGGAAGTCACTGACGCAACGGGTAAAAAATTGTTCAGTGGCTTGCAGCGTAAAGATGGCACACTGAATTTGGTGGGCCAGGCCCCGTATAAGCTTAAGATTGGCGCACCATCAGCGGTGCAGATTCAATATCAGGGCAAACCTGTCGATCTGAGCCGTTTTATCAGAACTAACCAGGTTGCACGTCTTACCGTTAATGCCGAACAATCAGCAGCACAGTAA
- a CDS encoding bifunctional tRNA (adenosine(37)-C2)-methyltransferase TrmG/ribosomal RNA large subunit methyltransferase RlmN, with protein sequence MSELVNTSEVAIAAVPNKNGKINLLDLNRQQMREFFKEMGEKPFRADQVMKWMYHYCSDDFDDMTDINKVLRNKLKEVAEIRAPEVVEEQRSSDGTIKWAIAVGDQRVETVYIPEDDRATLCVSSQVGCALECKFCSTAQQGFNRNLRVSEIIGQVWRAAKIVGAAKVTGTRPITNVVMMGMGEPLLNLTNVVPAMEIMLDDFGFGLSKRRVTLSTSGVVPALDKLGDMIDVALAISLHAPNDEIRDEIVPINKKYNIETFLAGVRRYLEKSNANQGRVTIEYVMLDHVNDGTEHAHELAELLKDTPCKINLIPWNPFPGAPYGRSSNSRIDRFSKVLMEYGFTTIVRKTRGDDIDAACGQLAGDVIDRTKRTLRKRMQGETIAVKAV encoded by the coding sequence ATGTCTGAATTAGTTAACACCTCCGAAGTCGCCATTGCAGCGGTTCCTAATAAAAATGGAAAAATCAACCTGCTGGATCTGAACCGTCAGCAGATGCGCGAGTTTTTCAAAGAGATGGGCGAAAAGCCGTTTCGTGCCGACCAGGTGATGAAATGGATGTACCACTATTGCAGCGACGACTTTGATGACATGACTGACATCAACAAAGTGCTGCGTAATAAGCTGAAAGAAGTGGCTGAAATTCGGGCCCCGGAAGTGGTAGAAGAACAGCGCTCTTCCGATGGTACGATTAAGTGGGCGATTGCTGTGGGCGATCAGCGCGTTGAAACCGTGTATATCCCGGAGGACGATCGCGCAACGTTGTGCGTTTCATCCCAGGTAGGGTGTGCACTGGAATGTAAGTTCTGCTCCACGGCTCAGCAAGGCTTCAACCGCAACCTGCGCGTTTCTGAGATTATTGGCCAGGTATGGCGCGCGGCGAAAATTGTTGGTGCGGCAAAAGTGACCGGAACTCGCCCAATCACCAATGTGGTGATGATGGGAATGGGAGAGCCTCTGCTCAACCTGACTAACGTGGTTCCGGCGATGGAAATCATGTTGGACGATTTCGGTTTTGGCCTGTCCAAACGTCGCGTGACGCTTTCGACCTCAGGTGTTGTGCCTGCGCTGGATAAACTTGGCGATATGATCGATGTAGCGCTGGCCATTTCTCTGCATGCGCCGAACGATGAAATTCGTGACGAAATTGTACCTATCAACAAGAAGTACAATATCGAAACCTTCCTGGCGGGTGTGCGTCGCTATCTGGAAAAATCCAATGCTAACCAGGGCCGTGTGACAATTGAATATGTCATGCTGGATCATGTGAATGACGGTACTGAGCATGCGCATGAGTTAGCTGAGTTGCTGAAAGATACGCCGTGCAAGATCAACCTCATTCCATGGAACCCGTTCCCTGGCGCGCCGTATGGCCGTAGCTCGAACAGCCGTATTGACCGTTTCTCCAAAGTGCTGATGGAGTACGGATTCACCACTATCGTGCGTAAAACACGTGGTGATGATATCGATGCCGCATGCGGTCAGTTAGCGGGGGATGTCATCGATCGTACTAAACGTACTCTGCGTAAACGCATGCAGGGCGAGACGATTGCGGTGAAAGCTGTTTGA
- the ndk gene encoding nucleoside-diphosphate kinase, whose amino-acid sequence MAIERTFSIIKPNAVAKNVIGSIFARFESAGFKIVGTKMLHLSVEQARGFYAEHDGKPFFDGLVEFMTSGPIVVSVLESENAVQRHRDLLGATNPANALAGTLRADYADSFTENGTHGSDSVESAAREIAYFFGEGEVCARTR is encoded by the coding sequence ATGGCTATTGAACGTACTTTTTCCATCATCAAACCAAACGCGGTGGCAAAAAACGTTATTGGCAGCATCTTTGCTCGCTTTGAATCAGCAGGGTTCAAAATTGTTGGCACGAAAATGCTGCACCTGAGCGTTGAACAGGCTCGCGGCTTCTATGCTGAACACGACGGTAAACCTTTCTTTGATGGCCTGGTCGAGTTCATGACTTCTGGTCCGATCGTGGTTTCTGTTCTGGAAAGCGAAAATGCCGTACAGCGTCACCGTGACCTGCTGGGTGCGACCAACCCGGCTAATGCACTGGCTGGCACACTGCGTGCTGACTATGCTGACAGCTTCACTGAGAACGGTACGCATGGTTCCGACTCTGTAGAATCTGCGGCGCGCGAAATCGCTTACTTCTTCGGCGAAGGCGAAGTGTGCGCACGCACTCGTTAA
- the pbpC gene encoding peptidoglycan glycosyltransferase PbpC (penicillin-binding protein 1C), whose protein sequence is MRVARLLRSRWLWLAGALLVLWGLIFIADRLWPLPLKEVNPARVVVDEQGTPLWRFADSEGIWRYPVTIEEVSPRYLDALIQYEDRWFWDHPGVNPFSVLRAAWQDLSAGKVISGGSTLTMQVARLLDPHPRTFGGKIRQLWRAVQLEWHLSKRDILTLYLNRAPFGGTLQGVGAASWTYLGKPPSQLSYSEAALLAVLPQAPSRLRPDRWPDRAEAARNKVLDRMVTQGIWSEKQVKESREEPVWLAPRQMPQLAPLFSRMMLSKSRDSKIVTTLDASLQRQLEELAMNWKSRLPARSSLAMVVVDHTTMKVRGWVGSVDINDNSRFSHVDMVNAVRSPGSVLKPFIYGMALDDGLIHPASLLQDVPRRTGDYRPGNFDSGFHGPVSMSEALVRSLNLPAVQVLEAYGPKRFAGMLNNVGLPLILPAGAQPNLSLILGGAGARLADITAAYSAFARHGKAARLRVQPGDPLLERPLLSPGAAWIIRRILANEAQPLPDGALPQIAPLAWKTGTSYGYRDAWAVGLNARYLIGIWTGRPDGTPVAGQFGFASAVPLLNQVNNMLQSRSTVDDARLPRDPRPASVGRGVICWPGGQSLPDGNENCRRRLSTWLLEGSEPPTLLLPEQDGIRGIRFPVWLDNNGKRVAADCPGATEKWLEVWPLPLEPWLPADERRASRIPESSVSCPPLSQDPPAPLMLSGIRDGAVIKRLPGEPRVSLPLQASGSSGDRWWFLNGEPLAVKGRVYTLQLDKSGDYQLLVLDEAGQVATINFTLQ, encoded by the coding sequence ATGCGGGTTGCTCGCCTGTTACGCTCCCGCTGGCTGTGGCTTGCGGGAGCGCTTCTCGTTCTGTGGGGGCTGATCTTTATAGCCGATCGCCTGTGGCCATTACCGCTGAAAGAGGTTAACCCTGCGCGGGTGGTCGTGGATGAACAGGGGACGCCGTTGTGGCGATTTGCCGACAGCGAGGGGATTTGGCGTTACCCGGTGACCATTGAAGAGGTTTCACCACGCTATCTTGATGCCTTGATCCAGTATGAAGATCGCTGGTTCTGGGATCACCCAGGCGTGAATCCTTTCTCCGTATTGCGTGCCGCCTGGCAGGATCTCAGTGCCGGGAAAGTGATCTCTGGCGGAAGTACGCTCACCATGCAGGTCGCACGTTTGTTGGATCCGCATCCGCGTACTTTTGGTGGCAAGATCCGCCAGCTCTGGCGGGCGGTGCAACTGGAATGGCATCTCTCGAAACGCGATATTCTCACGCTGTATCTCAATCGCGCCCCATTTGGTGGGACGTTGCAAGGGGTTGGCGCTGCAAGCTGGACCTATCTGGGGAAACCGCCGTCGCAACTGAGTTACTCAGAGGCGGCGCTGCTGGCGGTATTACCGCAAGCCCCCAGCCGGTTGCGCCCCGATCGCTGGCCGGACCGCGCTGAGGCTGCACGAAATAAAGTGCTCGACCGGATGGTGACGCAAGGTATCTGGTCAGAAAAACAGGTGAAAGAATCACGTGAAGAACCGGTGTGGTTAGCGCCGCGACAAATGCCGCAGTTGGCGCCACTTTTTTCGCGCATGATGCTCAGCAAAAGCCGTGACAGTAAAATTGTTACGACGCTGGATGCATCCCTGCAACGACAGCTTGAAGAGCTGGCAATGAACTGGAAATCGCGCCTGCCTGCTCGCAGCTCTTTGGCTATGGTTGTTGTCGATCATACCACGATGAAGGTACGTGGCTGGGTGGGGTCGGTTGATATCAACGATAACAGCCGATTCAGCCATGTTGACATGGTCAATGCGGTCCGCTCGCCGGGTTCGGTTCTGAAGCCCTTCATCTATGGTATGGCACTGGATGACGGTCTGATCCATCCTGCTTCTTTATTGCAGGACGTGCCCCGGAGGACTGGAGATTATCGGCCTGGTAATTTCGACAGCGGCTTTCATGGCCCCGTTAGTATGAGTGAGGCGCTGGTGCGTTCGCTAAACCTTCCGGCAGTGCAGGTTCTGGAAGCTTACGGGCCGAAACGTTTTGCCGGAATGCTGAACAATGTCGGGTTGCCGCTGATCTTGCCTGCGGGGGCCCAGCCTAATTTGTCACTTATTCTGGGCGGTGCAGGTGCAAGGCTTGCAGATATTACGGCGGCGTACAGTGCTTTTGCACGTCATGGCAAAGCGGCCAGATTACGTGTTCAGCCTGGCGACCCGCTTCTTGAGCGTCCTCTGCTTTCTCCCGGTGCGGCGTGGATTATTCGCCGGATCCTGGCCAATGAAGCACAGCCACTACCCGATGGTGCGTTGCCGCAGATTGCCCCACTCGCCTGGAAAACAGGAACCAGTTATGGATATCGGGATGCCTGGGCTGTAGGGCTTAATGCGCGCTACCTCATCGGGATCTGGACTGGGCGACCGGATGGCACGCCGGTCGCAGGCCAGTTTGGTTTTGCGAGTGCAGTTCCACTGCTTAACCAGGTCAACAATATGCTCCAGTCCCGTTCAACGGTTGATGATGCACGTCTGCCACGCGATCCGCGCCCCGCATCCGTTGGACGTGGCGTTATTTGCTGGCCGGGTGGGCAATCTTTGCCGGATGGTAATGAAAACTGCCGCCGTCGCCTTTCGACCTGGCTGCTGGAAGGGAGTGAACCGCCAACGTTATTATTGCCGGAACAAGACGGTATCAGAGGGATCCGTTTCCCTGTCTGGCTGGATAACAACGGTAAACGTGTGGCTGCAGATTGTCCTGGCGCGACAGAGAAGTGGCTGGAGGTGTGGCCATTACCACTGGAACCCTGGTTGCCAGCAGATGAGCGTCGGGCGTCCAGGATCCCTGAGTCGTCAGTCTCGTGCCCTCCGTTGTCACAGGATCCACCTGCGCCGTTGATGTTGTCAGGTATACGGGATGGCGCGGTGATTAAACGTCTTCCTGGCGAGCCGCGCGTGTCGTTACCGCTCCAGGCTAGCGGTAGCAGTGGCGATCGCTGGTGGTTCCTCAATGGTGAGCCTTTGGCAGTAAAGGGCCGTGTTTACACTTTACAGCTTGATAAATCTGGTGATTATCAGTTACTGGTACTGGATGAGGCGGGGCAGGTAGCGACAATTAACTTTACGCTGCAGTAG
- a CDS encoding alpha-2-macroglobulin — MKPFRLAAISLALLTTFTLAGCDNSDEKPQAASSAASTATTEAKTPAKPNGEQLAKLAAQSQGKSLTLLDASEVQLDGAATLVLTFSIPLNPDQDFAKTVHVVDKKSGKVDGAWELAPNLKELRLRHLEPNRNLVVTVERDLQALNKATFGIDYEKALTTRDVEPTVGFASRGSLLPGKVVEGLPVMALNVNNVDVNFYRVKPESLAAFVSQWEYRNSLTNWESDNLLKMADLVYTGRFDLNPARNTREKLLLPLNDIKPLQQSGVYIAVMNQAGHYNYSNAATLFTLSDIGLSAHRYHNRLDIFTQGLENGAAQSGIDVTLLNDKGQTLAQGVSDADGHVRLETDKEAALILARKEGQTTLLDLKLPALDLAEFDIAGAPGYSKQFFMFGPRDLYRPGETVILNGLLRDSDGKPLPAQPVKLDVLRPDGQVARTVVVQSENGLYRFTYPLDSGAQTGMWHVRANTGDNQQRMWDFHVEDFMPERMALNLSGQKMPVSPEDEVKFDVVGYYLYGAPANGNSLQGQLFLRPLREAVSALPGFQFGDIAEENLTRSLDEVQLTLNDMGRGQISTESQWKEAHSPLQVILQASLLESGGRPVTRRAEQAIWPAQTLPGIRPQFASKAVYDYRTDTTVNQPIVDENSNASFDIVYADASGAKKAVSGLQVRLIRERRDYFWNWSESDGWQSQFDQKDLVEGEQALDLTDDETGKVSFPVEWGSYRLEVKAPDETVSSVRFWAGYSWQDNSDGAGAARPDRVTLKMDKPAYQPGDTINLHIAAPAAGKGYAMIESSDGPLWWKEIDVPANGLDLAIPVDKAWKRHDLYLSTLVVRPGDKSKSATPKRAVGLLHLPMGDENRRLNIALDNPQKMRPNQTLSVKVKASVKDGAVPQKVNVLVSAVDSGVLNITDYVTPDPWQAFFGQKRYGADIYDIYGQVIEGQGRKAALRFGGDGDELKRGGKPPVNHVTIIAQQAQPVELDANGEGTITLPIGDFNGELRLMAQAWTEADFGSSESKVIVAAPVITELNTPRFLASGDTSRLTLDLTNLTDQPQTLSVALTASGKLALAGAQPQPVQLAPGSRSTMFIPVRALDGYGDGEINAQVSELTLPGETFVPQQKSWKIGVRPAYTAQTVNSGAMLNPGESWRAPSQHLSGFSPATLQGQLLLSGKPPLNLARYIRELQAYPYGCLEQTTSGLFPSLYTNAAQLTALGIKGDTDEKRRAAIDIGISRLLQMQREDGGFALWDKNGPEEYWLTAYVTDFLVRAGEQGYSVPVDAVNNANNRLLRYLQDPGMMSIRYSDDTQASKFAVQAYAALVLARQQKAPLGALREIWERHAQAASGLPLMQMGMALKLMGDAPRSQQALDLAIKTPRNDSKNWMADYGSQLRDNALMLSLLEEYKLLPDAQNMLLNTLSEQAFSQRWLSTQESNALFLAGRSLQTISGAWQATTSISDTALGSDKAQVQNVNGDQLSALQITNTGTTPLWVRLDSTGYPEYAPQPSSNVLQVERHILATDGSTKSLSSLKSGELVLVWLEVRASQNVPDALVVDLLPAGLELENQNLASSSASLQDSGSEVQNLLSQMQQADIQHMEFRDDRFVAAVPVNEGQPVTLVYLARAVTPGTYHVPLPMVESMYVPQWRATGAASGPLIVVP, encoded by the coding sequence ATGAAACCGTTTCGTTTAGCTGCGATTTCTCTCGCACTGCTCACCACATTTACGCTCGCTGGCTGTGATAACAGCGACGAGAAACCTCAGGCTGCTTCTTCTGCAGCATCTACCGCGACGACAGAAGCGAAAACGCCGGCAAAACCAAACGGAGAACAACTGGCAAAACTGGCTGCCCAAAGCCAGGGGAAGTCGCTGACTCTGCTGGATGCTTCCGAGGTGCAGCTTGACGGAGCCGCGACGCTGGTGCTGACCTTTTCCATCCCACTGAATCCCGATCAGGATTTTGCCAAAACGGTTCATGTTGTGGACAAGAAAAGCGGCAAAGTGGATGGGGCGTGGGAGCTGGCTCCTAATCTGAAAGAGCTGCGTCTGCGCCACCTGGAGCCGAATCGCAATTTGGTTGTCACTGTCGAACGCGATTTGCAGGCGTTAAACAAAGCGACCTTTGGCATCGACTACGAAAAAGCACTTACCACCCGGGATGTCGAACCGACGGTCGGTTTCGCCAGCCGTGGCTCGCTACTGCCAGGAAAAGTGGTTGAGGGGCTGCCAGTTATGGCCCTCAACGTGAATAATGTGGACGTGAATTTCTACCGCGTAAAACCGGAGTCTCTGGCCGCGTTTGTGAGCCAGTGGGAGTACCGCAATTCTCTGACCAACTGGGAGTCCGACAATCTGCTGAAGATGGCCGATTTGGTCTATACAGGTCGTTTTGATCTGAACCCTGCACGTAATACACGTGAAAAATTATTATTACCTTTGAATGACATCAAGCCATTGCAGCAGTCTGGTGTCTATATCGCCGTAATGAATCAAGCCGGACATTACAACTACAGCAATGCGGCAACGTTGTTTACGTTGAGTGATATTGGTCTGTCCGCTCATCGTTATCATAACCGCCTTGATATCTTTACCCAGGGCCTGGAAAACGGCGCGGCACAGTCAGGCATCGATGTCACATTGCTCAATGATAAAGGGCAAACCCTGGCGCAGGGTGTGAGCGATGCTGACGGCCATGTCAGGCTTGAAACGGATAAAGAAGCCGCATTGATCCTGGCGCGTAAAGAGGGTCAGACAACGCTGCTCGATCTTAAACTTCCGGCGCTGGATCTTGCTGAGTTTGATATCGCGGGGGCGCCTGGCTACAGCAAACAGTTCTTTATGTTCGGCCCTCGCGATCTTTATCGTCCTGGCGAAACGGTGATCCTGAACGGCTTGCTCCGTGACAGCGACGGTAAGCCGCTTCCCGCGCAGCCGGTGAAACTCGATGTTCTGCGTCCCGACGGGCAAGTTGCCAGAACCGTGGTTGTTCAATCAGAAAATGGTCTCTACCGCTTTACTTATCCGCTGGATAGCGGGGCACAAACCGGGATGTGGCATGTCCGGGCTAATACGGGCGACAACCAGCAGCGGATGTGGGATTTCCACGTAGAAGACTTCATGCCGGAACGCATGGCGCTGAACCTGTCCGGGCAAAAAATGCCTGTTTCTCCGGAAGATGAGGTTAAATTTGATGTGGTGGGATATTACCTTTACGGCGCGCCCGCCAATGGTAATAGCCTGCAAGGCCAGCTTTTCCTGCGCCCATTACGTGAGGCCGTTAGTGCGCTGCCAGGCTTTCAGTTCGGTGATATCGCCGAAGAGAATCTGACACGTAGCCTCGATGAAGTGCAACTTACACTGAATGACATGGGGCGAGGACAGATTTCAACGGAAAGCCAGTGGAAAGAGGCACATTCGCCATTGCAGGTTATCTTGCAGGCCAGCTTGCTGGAATCAGGCGGACGTCCGGTAACGCGTCGTGCGGAACAAGCCATCTGGCCAGCACAGACGCTGCCAGGTATTCGCCCGCAGTTTGCCAGCAAAGCCGTTTACGATTACCGCACGGATACGACCGTTAATCAGCCTATCGTCGATGAAAACAGCAATGCCAGTTTTGACATTGTTTATGCTGATGCCAGCGGTGCTAAAAAAGCGGTTTCCGGTTTGCAGGTCCGCCTGATCCGTGAGCGCCGGGACTATTTCTGGAACTGGTCGGAAAGCGATGGGTGGCAGTCACAGTTTGATCAAAAAGATCTGGTCGAAGGCGAACAGGCACTCGATTTAACTGACGATGAGACCGGAAAAGTGAGCTTCCCGGTGGAATGGGGTTCCTACCGCCTGGAAGTGAAAGCTCCAGATGAGACAGTCAGCAGCGTGCGTTTTTGGGCAGGTTACAGCTGGCAGGATAACAGCGATGGCGCAGGAGCTGCGCGGCCTGATCGCGTGACGCTGAAAATGGATAAACCTGCGTATCAACCAGGTGACACCATCAATCTACACATTGCCGCGCCTGCTGCGGGTAAAGGCTATGCGATGATTGAGTCCAGCGATGGTCCGCTGTGGTGGAAGGAGATCGACGTCCCGGCGAACGGACTGGATCTGGCTATTCCGGTTGATAAAGCCTGGAAACGTCACGATCTGTATCTGAGCACACTGGTGGTTCGCCCTGGAGATAAATCCAAATCAGCTACACCAAAACGCGCGGTGGGCTTATTGCATTTACCTATGGGGGATGAGAATCGTCGTCTGAATATTGCGCTGGATAATCCACAGAAAATGCGTCCCAATCAGACGCTTTCGGTAAAAGTGAAAGCCAGCGTTAAAGATGGTGCTGTGCCGCAGAAAGTGAATGTCCTGGTGTCCGCAGTAGACAGCGGTGTTCTGAATATTACGGATTACGTCACGCCAGATCCGTGGCAGGCGTTCTTCGGGCAAAAACGCTATGGCGCAGACATTTATGATATTTACGGCCAGGTTATAGAAGGGCAGGGGCGCAAGGCTGCCCTTCGCTTTGGTGGGGATGGCGATGAACTGAAGCGTGGCGGTAAACCACCGGTGAACCATGTCACGATTATTGCTCAGCAGGCGCAGCCAGTGGAGCTTGATGCCAACGGTGAAGGCACTATTACCCTGCCAATCGGTGATTTCAACGGCGAATTGCGCCTCATGGCACAGGCCTGGACCGAAGCCGACTTCGGTAGTAGCGAAAGTAAGGTGATTGTGGCTGCGCCGGTCATCACTGAACTCAACACGCCGCGTTTCCTCGCCAGTGGCGATACTTCAAGGTTAACGCTGGATCTGACAAACCTGACGGATCAGCCGCAAACGCTGAGCGTGGCATTAACCGCATCCGGTAAGCTGGCGCTTGCCGGTGCTCAGCCTCAGCCGGTTCAGCTTGCTCCTGGGTCACGCAGTACGATGTTTATCCCGGTGCGGGCGCTTGATGGCTATGGTGACGGCGAGATTAACGCGCAGGTGAGCGAGTTGACTCTTCCCGGCGAAACATTTGTGCCGCAACAGAAGAGCTGGAAAATTGGTGTTCGTCCGGCTTACACGGCGCAGACGGTGAATTCAGGCGCAATGCTGAACCCTGGTGAGTCCTGGCGTGCGCCATCGCAGCATCTCAGCGGATTCTCACCTGCTACGTTGCAGGGCCAGCTGTTGCTCAGCGGCAAGCCGCCGCTGAACCTGGCGCGTTACATCCGAGAGCTTCAGGCCTATCCGTACGGTTGTCTGGAGCAAACCACCAGTGGCCTTTTCCCGTCGCTCTATACCAATGCGGCACAGTTAACCGCGCTTGGTATTAAAGGCGATACGGATGAGAAACGTCGGGCAGCCATTGATATTGGCATTTCCCGCTTACTGCAAATGCAGCGTGAAGATGGCGGTTTCGCCCTCTGGGATAAAAATGGCCCGGAAGAGTACTGGCTGACCGCATACGTGACCGATTTCCTGGTTCGTGCGGGTGAGCAAGGGTATAGCGTGCCTGTAGATGCAGTGAATAACGCCAATAACCGTCTGCTACGCTACCTGCAAGACCCGGGCATGATGTCTATTCGTTACAGTGATGATACGCAGGCCAGTAAGTTTGCGGTCCAGGCTTATGCGGCCCTGGTTCTGGCGCGCCAGCAAAAAGCCCCACTTGGCGCACTGCGTGAAATTTGGGAGCGCCATGCACAGGCGGCTTCCGGATTGCCGTTGATGCAGATGGGGATGGCGTTAAAGCTGATGGGGGATGCACCACGAAGCCAGCAGGCGCTGGATTTAGCCATTAAGACGCCGCGTAACGACAGTAAAAACTGGATGGCGGATTACGGCAGCCAGCTTCGCGACAATGCGTTGATGCTCTCTCTGCTGGAAGAGTACAAATTGCTTCCGGATGCGCAAAATATGCTGCTCAATACCCTCTCTGAGCAGGCTTTCAGTCAGCGCTGGCTCTCTACGCAGGAAAGTAATGCTCTGTTCCTGGCGGGACGTTCACTGCAGACGATTTCCGGAGCATGGCAGGCGACAACCAGCATCTCCGATACCGCGCTTGGTAGTGATAAGGCACAGGTTCAAAATGTGAATGGCGATCAGCTCAGTGCATTGCAGATCACCAATACCGGGACGACGCCGCTGTGGGTTCGTCTTGACAGTACGGGCTACCCGGAATATGCCCCTCAGCCATCGTCTAATGTTTTGCAGGTCGAGCGACATATTCTGGCAACAGATGGCAGCACGAAATCTCTCTCTTCGCTGAAAAGCGGCGAACTGGTACTGGTATGGCTTGAGGTGAGGGCGAGCCAGAATGTACCGGATGCATTGGTGGTTGATCTGCTCCCGGCGGGGCTTGAACTGGAAAACCAAAACCTGGCAAGCAGCAGCGCCAGCTTGCAGGACAGCGGGAGTGAAGTGCAGAACTTACTCAGCCAGATGCAGCAGGCGGATATTCAGCATATGGAGTTTCGTGACGATCGCTTTGTGGCGGCAGTACCTGTCAATGAAGGCCAGCCGGTGACGCTGGTTTATCTGGCTCGTGCCGTAACGCCGGGGACATATCATGTTCCTCTTCCTATGGTGGAATCTATGTATGTTCCGCAGTGGCGGGCTACGGGTGCGGCCAGTGGCCCGCTGATTGTTGTTCCGTAA
- the sseA gene encoding 3-mercaptopyruvate sulfurtransferase, producing MSTSYFVTADWLIEHHDDPEVQILDARMAPPGQEHRDVPAEYRAGHLPEAVFFDIEALSDHTTALPHMMPRPEAFAVAMRELGVSRDKHLVVYDEGNLFSAPRAWWMLKTFGVEKVSILAGGLAGWKRDELPLQQGDVSLPEGGFDVSFNADAVKRLTDVLLASHEHTAQIVDARPAPRFKAEADEPRPGLKRGHIPGARNVPWGDLVFEGELKTTDELQAIFERQGVDLHQPIIASCGSGVTAAVVVLALATLGVNNVTLYDGAWSEWGARDDLPVEPSVKA from the coding sequence ATGTCCACCTCATATTTTGTCACAGCCGACTGGCTGATTGAGCATCACGACGATCCGGAAGTACAGATCCTTGATGCACGTATGGCTCCCCCAGGACAAGAACATCGCGATGTCCCGGCGGAATACCGTGCCGGGCATCTTCCAGAGGCGGTTTTCTTTGATATTGAGGCCTTGTCCGATCACACCACTGCCCTGCCACATATGATGCCACGGCCGGAAGCTTTTGCCGTGGCGATGCGTGAACTTGGTGTAAGCCGTGATAAGCATCTTGTGGTCTACGACGAGGGTAATCTGTTCTCTGCCCCCCGTGCATGGTGGATGTTAAAAACCTTCGGCGTAGAGAAAGTCTCTATCCTGGCGGGGGGGCTGGCAGGCTGGAAGCGTGATGAGCTACCGTTGCAGCAGGGTGATGTCTCCCTGCCGGAAGGTGGTTTTGACGTTAGTTTCAATGCCGATGCGGTAAAACGCCTGACCGATGTCCTGCTGGCGAGCCACGAACACACGGCCCAGATCGTTGATGCTCGTCCCGCGCCGCGCTTTAAAGCCGAGGCTGATGAACCGCGTCCAGGCCTGAAACGTGGGCATATTCCCGGTGCGCGTAATGTGCCATGGGGCGATCTGGTGTTTGAAGGGGAACTCAAAACCACCGACGAGTTACAGGCAATTTTTGAACGTCAGGGCGTGGATCTGCACCAGCCGATTATTGCCAGTTGCGGTTCTGGCGTGACGGCCGCAGTTGTTGTTCTGGCGCTTGCTACGCTGGGCGTGAACAATGTGACGCTCTATGACGGAGCCTGGAGCGAATGGGGAGCACGCGACGATCTGCCGGTGGAACCGTCTGTGAAGGCCTGA